The DNA sequence GGTGGCGCCGTTCCAGGTGGCCAGGGTGCTGGCCGATCTGCGCAGCAGGTTGTGGCGCACGTCGCTGAACGCGGTCCCGGAGGGGGCATCCAGCGGATGGCTGAAGCGGCTCGCCAGGATGTTGTTCACCAGCCAGAGGTCCGACGAACCAGCGGCGGCGCTCGCGAACAACGCACGACCGGAGTACGCGCTCACGGAGTTGTGCACGATCCGAACGTGGTTGTTCAGGCCGAGGATGCGCAGGGTGTGCCCGGCGAACAGGTCCGAAATGAGGGTATTGTTCGTGACCCATGACGGCGCGCCCACGGTGGCGGCCACCGTGAGCTCCAAAGCGCTCCCTCGGGTCAGCACCCGGTTGTCATCGATGGTAGCACCGCAGCCACAGGTCACCTTGATCGCCGGGAACAGGGCGCTGCCGAGCATGGTGACCTTGTTCCTTGAGATGGTGACGGACGAAGCCTGGAACACGGTGATGCCGCCTTGCACGTTCTCGATCACATTGTCCGTGATGGTCCATTCATCGCCCGCATTGCCCGGGTTCCCGAACGCATAGACCCCACCGTTGAAGTAGTTCCCCTCGAAGACCGTACCCACTTCGTTGAGGGCCGGCGAATTGGCCGCGCTCACCATGACGCTGTTGAAGCCGATCGCACCCGTACGCAGGAACCGGCAGCCGGTGAAGCGGATGTGCTCGGAGGGGTCGTTGGGCGTGCCAACACCGGAACGGAAGCGGAAGATCGTTCCATAGGTCGCCACACCGTACCGCTCCAGGGTGATGCGCTCGAAGGCCACGTGATCGGCGCCCTCCATGCGCACCACGTGATCGATGGGCGTCGAGGTGGTCGTGGCGGGATAGCGCAGGGTGACCGCCGTGCTGTCCGACACATTGCCGCGGAAGGTCACCGTGTTGGTGGAGGACGATCCGGTGATGGCCGGCAGGCTGATGGCCTCGGTGTACACCCCGTCCTCCACCAGGAAGAGGACCGGCCCGGCGATGCCGCAGATGCCCAGCTTCAGCACGGCCGCGCTGAACGTGGGGAAGTCCGCTCCGAGGGACGGGCCGATGGTGTAGGTCCCGTTGAGGGTGAAGCAGTACTCGTCCGTTTCATCCGCTCCGATATCCGGGTCGCTCAGCGCAGGGCGCGGTCGCAGCTCCGCATCCCGATCATCAGCCACGCCCGCCGCGAGCGTCCCCGTACCACCACAGGGGGACGTGCTTTGGATGTGGAGGTCGGTGAGCGGGTCCACATAGACCGGGTCCATGAAAAGGCTGTTGGCATCAAGGCCGGTGGCCGCTGTAAGAGAGGTCTGGTTCGAGTGGATCCCGGACCAGTTGACGGAGGCGCCGGACACCGTGTGGTAGCAGTTGTGGTCGGAGGCGATCACGGTGGCCGTGGCGCCCACGGTGAGCGCGTAGCCCAGGTCGCGGTACCAGCTGTTGTTCAGCATCCGGATGGCCGTGTTCCCATTGGAGATGTTGCCTGCACCTGACACGCTGTTGTGCAACAGATCCACCCGGTCACAGAACACCAGGCTCACGGTGCTGCTGCTCCCGATCACCATGTTGTTGGCCACCCGGATGGGCAGGGCAGGCGTCCCGGCGAGCTGCTGCAAGGCCAGGGTGGTGTAGAGCCCAACTGAGCGCAGCGTGTTCCGGCTGATGTCCACATCCCCGCTCAGGCTCAGGGCGGTCACACAACTCGCTGCCTGGGTGTGGAAGGAGGTGTTGCCCAGCAGGTGCACCTGTCCGGAGATCCCCTGGAACCACATGCGCGCCTCGTGGAGATCGCAGCCCTCCACGGTCACTTCATCGGCCTCGCCCGTAGTGGCCCACCAATAGAGACCATGGTTGCCATGTTCGATGCGATCGGCCTCGAAGCGGATGGCGGCCTGCACAGCGTTGCTCGCGCTGTGGATCACGTTCCGGTCCTGCACGGCGGCGGTGAAATTGGTGGGGCCGCGCAGCTTGCAGTGCCGAACGGTGAGGTGTGCCGTGGTGCCGTCGATCACCAGCACGTGCGCATACTGGTTGGTCCCGGTGCGTTGCAGGGTCATGTGCTCCAGCGTGATGTACTGGGCACCGTCCAGGCGCAACAGGCTGTTGTGGCCCTGCCAGGGGATGGAGGTGTAGCTGGCCTCGGTCCAGGTCACCAACGAGCTGTCGAGGCTTTGCCCGCGGAAGGTCACCGTGTTCACGGCGGACACACCGGCCACCGCCCCGATGGTCGCACGACCGGAGTAGGATCCGTCGGTCACCTCGAACAGCACCGGGCCGTTCACACCAAGCGCGTTCAGGTCGTCGATGGCCGCGCTGAACGTGGTGTAGTCGCCCCCACCGCCGCCATCGATCACATAGGTGCCGTTGAGCTGGGCGGATGCCGAGGGCGCAAGGATCATTGACCCTGCGACGACCAGGGAGCGGAACGGACGGGCCATGGGTCGGAACGATGGACCTTGCAAGGTCCCCGAAGCCGACGCCCGTGGTCCAGCACGATCGGGTGAACGGCCCTCAGGATCGGGTGAACGTCCGAACCCATGCTCAGCCGGTACGCTTGTAATTGCGCACGACGATCCGCACCGTGGTGCCCCGTGCCCCGCTGATGGTGTGCTCCGCCTTGAGCTTGTTGGCGAACGTGCGGATCATGCCCAGTCCGAAGCCTGTGCCACCAGCCGAGACCGCCTCCGGGTCGGCGATGCCCACGCCATCGTCGGCCACCTCCACCACCAGCGCGCCTGCGGCTTCCTCCACAGCGATGGCAAGCGTGCCCGTTCGAGCATCGGGCCAGGCGTACTTGAGCGCGTTGGTGACGAGCTCGTTCAGGATGAGCCCGACCGGCACGGCCGTGTCCACGTCCAGGTTGACCGGCGCCACCCGCAGGTCGGCGGCAACACGATCGGTCATGCCGTAGCTGGTGATCAGGCCATGGACGAGCTTCTCCACGTACGCAGGCATCGCCACCCCGGTGAGGTCGCCCTCACGATACAGGTCCTGGTGGATGAGCGCCATGCTCTTCACGCGCAGGCGGCTGTCGTTCACCGCCTCCTTCGCCTTGGTGTCGGTGATGCCGCGACCCTGGATGCTCAGCAGGCTGCTGACCGTCTGGAGGTTGTTCTTCACGCGGTGATGGATCTCGCGCAGCAGCAGTTCCTTCTCCTTCAACTGCGCCTCGATCACCTTCTTCTGGGCCATCACCTCCCGCTCGCCATTCCGCTTGAGGCGATAGGCACGGTAGGCGAAGAGCGCCACCCCGAGCAGCAGCAGGGCTCCTGCGGCAATGGCTTTGATGGCAAGGGAGCGGCGTTCGAGCTGGGCCACGCTCTCGGCGATGAGGGCATCCTTCCTCCCGCTCTCGTACTTCTCCTGCATCTCGGCGACCTGCGCGCTGCGCTCCAGGCCGAGGATGGTGTCGCGCAGGGCAACGGAACGCCGGAGGTGGCGAAGCGCCGAGTCGGGCATTCCGCGCTGCTCGAACCACTCGCTGAGGAACTCATGGGCGTTGGCCTGCACATCGCCGGCCTGCACTGTGGTGGCCAGCGCCAGGCCTTCGCGCATGCGCAACAGTGCACTGTCCGGATCGCCGGCCTTGCCGTGCAAACGCCCGAGATCGGCCAGCATGTTGGCCCGCGTGTTCTCATCCTCGCCCACGGGCATGATGGCCATGGCGCTTCGCAGGATGCCCAGTGCCTCCTCGCTTCGGCCCAATTCGTCCAGGGCATTGGCCAGGTTCATCCGTGTGGTGGCGGCATAGCGGTCGAACCCCAAGGCGGTCAGGATCGTGTCCGCCTGCCGGTAGTACGCCACCGATCGGTCGAATCCCCTCTGTTCGTAGAGGATGTTCCCCATGTTGTTGGACACGTTCGCCATCCACACGGAATCCGGGATGCTCCGGAACCCCTTCAAGGCCATCTCATACTCGGCGGCCGCTTTGTCCAAGCGGTGCAACTTCTCGTGCACGGTGCCGATGTTGTTGTGGGCCATGGCGGTGTACCAGGGGTCGCCTCCGCGTTCGAAATGGGGCAGTGCGGCCAGGTAGTGCTGCAGCGCATTGTCATGGTCGCTGCGGTTCGTGTAGCACATCCCCGTATAGTTGTGCCCCTTCCCGATCTCCAGGTCGATCCCGCTCTGCCCGGCGAGGGCCCTGTACTCCCGGGCAAAAACCAGCGCGCTGTCCGGATCGTTGAACACCGTCGCACGCAGCAGCTCGGTCAGCACGGGTAGGCGCGATGTGTCCGCTGGCAGGCCCTCACGGATCCGGAGCAGGCTATCCAGCTGGCCCTGGGCCGCACCCGCAATGAGCATCAGGATGATCGCCACCGCTCGCATGGCCGCAAGATGAGGGATACCGTTCGATCCGACCACCCTCACAGCACCTTCGCCCACTTCATCCGCTCCGCCCGGAAGCTCCGTCCCCCGGGCAGCCACTGCCCCCTGACCTGCGGTCCATCGTCACTGATGGCCAGCACGAGGCCCAGGTTCACGGCATGGCCGCGATGGACCCGCTCCAGGGGATCCTGTGGCAGCTCCACGAGCACATCCTTCCGCATACGCGGTACCGTGAACCGTTGTTGGGCCCTGTGCACCTGGGTGCTGTGGTCTTCGGCCTCCCCATGGAGGATGTCGCTCACGGTCGGTCGCACATGCCGGTCCCCGTCGCGCACGAAGACCGCATCCGCCATCGCTCACTGCTTCACGAACCGGAAGGCGCTCGGTGCGCGGCCGTCCAGTACCCGCAGGAGGTGCATCCCGGAAGCCAGGTCACCGACCTCGATCACCGGCGTCGCATCGAAGCGGCCCGCGCGAAGGACCCGTCCACTCGCATCGGAGAGCTCGAACCACGCGCCGGCCCGCACCCCCGGCACGACGAGCTGGTCGAGGGCCGGGTTCGGGAAGGGCGTTGCCTGCGCATCTGATGCGTCCGTGATCCCGGTGCTGATGTCCACCAGGACGGTGATGTTGATGGCGTACGAACACAGGTTCGCGTCCAGCACATCGCAGCTGTAGGTGCCGCCGGCGGTGATCGTGGTGGTGGGCGTGTTGTCCCCGGTGCTCCATTGGTAGGCATTGAACGATGCGCCCAGTCCGAGCTGGTAGGGCAGGTCGCCGCTGAGGATGGTGATGGTGGGGGCCTGCATCGCATTGGTGCTCGCGGTGTATTCATCGGCACCCATGTCGCACATCGGGTTGCCGCGTGCATCGCCATCGATATCGCTCGCCACCACGAAGAAGTATTCACCCATGTTGTCCATGGCGCAGTTGTTCAGGTGAAGATCGGGCTGGATGGGGAACACGGGATCGATGTCCGTATCGCCCGCTCCCTGCCCCGTGCCGGCCTGGTGCGCCGGGATGGTGAAGTACTCGTTGCCCGCTACATTGCTGATGGTGCTGCCGGTGGTGAACAGGCAGTTGTGGTCCTCGGTGGCCACATTGCCGGCAACGGGGACGTAATATGCATAGCCCCCGGCATTGTTGGCGAAGATGTTGTTCCGCACCAGTGCGTCCTGACCGTCGGGGAAATTGCTGAGATGGTAGAAGGCGTAGCTCTGGAATTGATTCCCGGCGGCCACCAGCACGCTGTTGTGCACGATCTTCATGTCCCACAGGTTGTACACCGCCAGGCCCCACACATCGCCGGTGCCGTTCACGTACACCATGTTGTTGCTGATCATGTTCCCGGTGGTGCTCTGCGTGTTGCCCACCTCGATGCCCGAGCAGCCGTTGGTGGCGTAGGCCTGGATGTCGTTCCGGCGGATCTGGCTTCCGCCGTCGAAGAAGGTCGTTCGGATGCCCACGTACCAATTACCCACCGTGGTGCTGAAGGCATTGTCGCTGATCGAACCGATGCAGTGGTTGAGGCGGATGCCCGTGCCCACCTGCTGGCGGAACTCGTTGCCGCTGATGATCAGTCCCGCGCTGCGCGCGCCATTGAAGCCGTAGGCATCGAGCTCGATCGCGGTGTTGCCGTTGAAGAAGCTGTTGTCCAGGATCAGCACATCCTGCGGGTTGTTGTCCGTGTTGATGGTGAACTGATCGCAATGCACCAGGATGCGTTCGAAGTAGGCCGACCCCGATGGGTTGGTGCTTCCGTGGAACACGCACTGCTCGATGGTCATGCCCGCGATGGCATTGAAGAGGTGCACGGCGCGGGCGTATGTGTTGTCCAGCGGCCGGAAGGTGAGCTTCTCCAGGCGGACATCATCGGTGCCATCGATGCGGAAGATGAAGTTGTCCGCCGAACCACTGGCGTCGTGCTCCAGGTTCACGGCCTGCGCCCCGTTGGTCGCGTTGCGGAAGGTGATGGTCCCCGGCGTTCCGGGCACCGCGCCCAGCGCGTACTGCCCGGTATAGGTGCCTGACCGGATGTTGAAGGTGACGTTGCCCATGGCGCCCTGGCTCATGAGCGCGTCCACCGCGGCGGTGAGCGTCGGGTAGTCCGGATTGAGCCCGCCGACGGTCAGGGTACCAGTGAGCTGGGCCACGGTGGTCGTGTGCACCAACAGGGTAGGGATCAGGGCGGCAAGCTGCTTCATGGGGTGGCGAGTTTGTTCAGGAGTCCTTTTCCCTTCTTCATCAGGTCGCTGCCCGCACCCTGCTGGGAGCCGGTGGCCGAGCTCGGTTCCGGGGCGGACGCGCCCACCTTGTCCGCGGACGTCCCCACCGCTCCCACCGGCTTGCACAGCATGCCCGGTTCATAGCTGCGGATGCGCGCGATGTTGTCCGCGTCGGTCCACATCCACACCTCGAGCGCGATGAACCTGTACTGCTCGCCCACCTTCTGCCCGTTCTTCCAGCCGCCGCCGAACCGACCGATGTGCATGCGGGTGTGCTTGTCCTGCGTGGCGTTCCAGATCTCGATGGCGTCCTGCTGCCGGTGCTTCACCCCGGGATCGGGGCAGTACTGCGCCGCATAGCTGCTCTTTCCGCCGAACGCGGCGGCCACGGCCCTGTTGACCACTTCGGCCCCCTGCGGTGTGAGCCGCGTGGTGCTGCCCTCCACGAAATAGGTTGGCGCCAGCATGCGCATAAGATAAGCCTCGAACTCCCTGGCGTCGCTCTCGCGCAGGAGCTTGTGCGTGTGCAGGAACACCTCCATGTCGCTCTTGAACTCCGGGATGCCCACCTCGCCCAGGGCGGCCAGTTCGGTGCGCGCCTGCTGCTCCTCCAGCTGGTCGCGGAACGTGGGCATGGCCCTGAGCTCCTCCGCAGGGAAGGTGCGCTGCCCGCCTTCGGTGCGGTCGCGCCCGATGGAGACGATGTTCTCCTTCCACGGCGCGCTCACGGCATCGCGGTAGAAGCGGGTATCGATCTTCTCCCGGATGGTGGTGAGGTGCACGTTGCTGGTCTTGGCGTCATACTCGACCTCCACGGGTATGGTGAACGAAAGCGGCGTATGCCAGATGACGCCCTCGCCTTCGGGGATGCGCAGGTAGTGCAGGTCGCCGAACATCCTACCCGCGCGGTGTCCAAGGAATTGCAGGTAGCGCTCGCGGATCATCCCGAGCATCTCGTCCTTGCGGGGGGCCGGCAGGCCGAAGTACTCGTTCTCCGCCACCTTGAACTCCCGGAAACTGGTGCTGGCGCCATAGTGGTAACGGGCGATGCCGGTGATCCTCACCGTCGCCTCCGGATACTCGGCCACCTCGGCGCTCCGCGTGACGTACGCCACACGGTCCCACATGTACTGTCCATGCGCGCTGTGCCACTCCTTCGTCGTGGGACCGGGCGCAAGCTCCACCTTGAGCACACCGGGTCTGGTGAGGTCCTTGATGATCTGGGCATCGCCGGGTTGTGCGTGTACCGCAAGCACGGCGAGGCCGAGCACGGCAAGCAGGAGGAGGAGCCGATCGCGCATGGTAGTGGACATGGGGCACCACGAACGTCCGGGATCGGGGGCGCGAACAGCCTTTCGATCGGGTGAACGCCTCCCCTGATCGGGTGAACGTCAGAGGACCGGCGCCATGTTCCCGTCCCTACCGGTCAGCGACCGCTCAGTGCCGCACCACGATCGGACCGGCGTGCCCGCCCTCATCCGAGGTCCAACGGAGGATGTAGGTGCCGTTGGGCAGCTCGCCCAGCGCCACACCCATCCCCTCGACCGACAGGACAGCGATGCGTTGCCCCATGGTGCTGAACACCTCAACGCCGCCCTGCGGCCGTGGTTCGAGCCGCACATGGTCGTCCGCCGGGTTGGGATAGGCCCGGAACTCCTCGACGGCCGGCAGGGAGGGCTCCATCTCCACCACCGACTTCAGTCCGAGGTTGCCATGCTCGTCGGCGCCGATGTCGTACGGGATGTCATAGTACTGCCTGGGGTCCTTGTCAAAGTCCACGGAAAGGCTCAGATCGATGAGCGCGCGGTTGATGTTCGCCGACATGTCCTTGATGTGCAGGTCCGTGTTGCTGAAGTACCACGGGTCCGCGCTGATGGAGTGGGCTTCCATGCCCGTTTGCGCGGCGATCTGATTGTGTGTGGCGAGGATCCCGCACATACTGCCTGCGCCCACCTTGTACACGTTGTTGTAGTCCGAAGCAGGCCAGACCTGGCAGAGTGAATCCACAAGGCCGATGCCTACCATGCCGGAGCCTACCAGCTTGATCGAGTTGGAGAGCAGGTAAAGGCCGGTCGAGGACGTCTTGCGAACACGTATCCCGGTCACGTTCGTTTGGTCTGAAACACAAATAAGGCTGTTGTGCGATATTCTTCCAGAAAGCAGTCCTGCTTGCCCAGTACCTGGAGTCGTGTAGACATGGATCCCGGCAATAGCGGACACATTCGCGGGTGCCATTGCGCGCACACTTATCATATTGTTGTTGATGTCCACATGCATATCATCAGCATAGTAGTTCTCAAGTTTGATCCCTTCTGCCATTGAGGATCCGTACAACTGGTTGCGCGCGATCACATGGTCCGTCCCTCCGATCACGATACCCGTAAGGCATTCTTGAATGAGGTTGTCAACTAATGTGACCCGCTCATTCTGATATACGGCCAATACGCCGATCTGGCTCTCAACTATTTCATTTCCCAACACCTCCGCGTCTATAGCAGTATTCAGATTGAGACCGCATGTCGCACCCCCATTCCCGATCAGCGTGTTACCCTTAATGCGGACGTTCGCCCCTTGTACTGCGACCAGGCCATTCCAGTCGTTCACCCCACAGTCCAGACATTCCACCTCACAGTCCTTCAACAATAGATGATCCGCCCCTAGGAACACCCCTGCATTCGTGTTCGCTGAGCCATAGGTGAGTTGATGTATGGTCAGGTCAGTTACGAGGACATACGGACAGTTGATGCGGAAAGATCCCGGAGGACGGCAATCCACCGCGAACGTCACAGCGCTCTTGCTCCCGCTTTGTGAAGTGATCTTGATCCGGTTCGTGGCCGATACACCAGGCACCGCGCCCAGGGTGATCGTTTCCGTGTAGGTCCCATCCATGATCTCTATGTCCACTGCCCCGGAAACTCCGGTCTGCATCAGCGCAGAACAAGCTGCAGCAAGAGAGGTGTAGTCAGGAGCAGGAACGGCTCCAGCAGGCCCTACGGTGTAAACCCCGCTCATCTGCGCCTGCGCAATGCCAGAGCATCCGATCATCATGAGGGTAAGCATCGTGCGCATGGGTCGGAGGTTTGGCCGCAAGCAAGCCTTCGGGGAAACGTCGCCGGGCCGCGATCCGGTGAAGGACGACCGGGATCACGTCAACAGGCCCGCGAGCCGGGCGAACGTCACAAGGTCCTGATCCGGGCCATCAGCGCCTCGCGGTGGGTCTTGCCCACGGGCAGGCTCAGCGCCCCGAGGCGTACATAGCCATCCTCCACGGCGGTGATGCGACGTGTATCCACCAGGTAGCTGCGGTGGATGCGCAGGTGGTGCGCGCTCTTCAGCTTCTGCTCCACCGCGGCGAGCGTGCTGGTGATCACATACTTCCTCGCGGGGGTGAAGAGCGTCACGTAGTTGTCGTCCGCCTCGGCGTAGTGGATGTCATCCATGGCCACCTTCACGAGCTTGCCCTTGTCGCGGATGAAGATACTGTCGGCGATCACGAACTCGTGACGCTGGGCTTCGGTGGGCGCCGCGGTCGCCTCCACATCGTTGGCGAACCGGGCAAGTGCCAGCTCGATCTGCGCGCGCAGGTCGTTCTCGTCGAAGGGCTTGATGATGAAGCCGGCCGGACGCAGGGCTTTCACGCGGTCGAGCGTGGCCTTGTCGCTGTGGCTGGTGACGAAGATGAAGGGCACGCGGTGCTTCACGCTCACCTTCTCGGCCAGCTGCACGCCATCCGCCCCATCGCCCAGGTTGATGTCAAGCAGCAGCAGGTCAGGCGCTGTGGCGGCGACCTCCGCCATGGCATCCAGGGCATTGTCGCACGCGGCGGCCACTTCGTAGCCCAGCTCCTCCAGGTGCGCACGCAGGTCCTCCGCGATGAGCGGTTCATCTTCAACGATGAGGATGCGGACGGCCGGCATGGCCGCGCAAGTTCGGTCATCTCATCAGTACCTGGGCCATCAAGCCGGGCACATCGCGTGCTCCAGGGGCTGGCGCACCTGTCCATGTCCGCCCGAGGGCATCGCCCGGGCGGGCACGCTCACCATGTGCTGAGCTTCTGCCCTGCCAGCACCTGTTCCACGCGGGCCATCACCTCCGGCGTCAGCAGGTCCTGCGCGTCCACCGCCTTCAGGTTCTCCTCCAGTTGCGCCACCTTGCTGGCCCCCAGCATCACCGTGCTCACGCGCGGGTTCTTCAGGCACCAGGCGATGGCGAACACCGGCAGCGAGAGGCCCAGCTCCTGCGCGATGGCCTTCAGTTCGTTCACCTTCTTCAGTCGCGCCTCGTTCAGCTCGCGCTCC is a window from the Flavobacteriales bacterium genome containing:
- a CDS encoding LytTR family transcriptional regulator, whose amino-acid sequence is MADAVFVRDGDRHVRPTVSDILHGEAEDHSTQVHRAQQRFTVPRMRKDVLVELPQDPLERVHRGHAVNLGLVLAISDDGPQVRGQWLPGGRSFRAERMKWAKVL
- a CDS encoding response regulator, giving the protein MPAVRILIVEDEPLIAEDLRAHLEELGYEVAAACDNALDAMAEVAATAPDLLLLDINLGDGADGVQLAEKVSVKHRVPFIFVTSHSDKATLDRVKALRPAGFIIKPFDENDLRAQIELALARFANDVEATAAPTEAQRHEFVIADSIFIRDKGKLVKVAMDDIHYAEADDNYVTLFTPARKYVITSTLAAVEQKLKSAHHLRIHRSYLVDTRRITAVEDGYVRLGALSLPVGKTHREALMARIRTL
- a CDS encoding tetratricopeptide repeat protein, with amino-acid sequence MRAVAIILMLIAGAAQGQLDSLLRIREGLPADTSRLPVLTELLRATVFNDPDSALVFAREYRALAGQSGIDLEIGKGHNYTGMCYTNRSDHDNALQHYLAALPHFERGGDPWYTAMAHNNIGTVHEKLHRLDKAAAEYEMALKGFRSIPDSVWMANVSNNMGNILYEQRGFDRSVAYYRQADTILTALGFDRYAATTRMNLANALDELGRSEEALGILRSAMAIMPVGEDENTRANMLADLGRLHGKAGDPDSALLRMREGLALATTVQAGDVQANAHEFLSEWFEQRGMPDSALRHLRRSVALRDTILGLERSAQVAEMQEKYESGRKDALIAESVAQLERRSLAIKAIAAGALLLLGVALFAYRAYRLKRNGEREVMAQKKVIEAQLKEKELLLREIHHRVKNNLQTVSSLLSIQGRGITDTKAKEAVNDSRLRVKSMALIHQDLYREGDLTGVAMPAYVEKLVHGLITSYGMTDRVAADLRVAPVNLDVDTAVPVGLILNELVTNALKYAWPDARTGTLAIAVEEAAGALVVEVADDGVGIADPEAVSAGGTGFGLGMIRTFANKLKAEHTISGARGTTVRIVVRNYKRTG
- a CDS encoding right-handed parallel beta-helix repeat-containing protein, encoding MRTMLTLMMIGCSGIAQAQMSGVYTVGPAGAVPAPDYTSLAAACSALMQTGVSGAVDIEIMDGTYTETITLGAVPGVSATNRIKITSQSGSKSAVTFAVDCRPPGSFRINCPYVLVTDLTIHQLTYGSANTNAGVFLGADHLLLKDCEVECLDCGVNDWNGLVAVQGANVRIKGNTLIGNGGATCGLNLNTAIDAEVLGNEIVESQIGVLAVYQNERVTLVDNLIQECLTGIVIGGTDHVIARNQLYGSSMAEGIKLENYYADDMHVDINNNMISVRAMAPANVSAIAGIHVYTTPGTGQAGLLSGRISHNSLICVSDQTNVTGIRVRKTSSTGLYLLSNSIKLVGSGMVGIGLVDSLCQVWPASDYNNVYKVGAGSMCGILATHNQIAAQTGMEAHSISADPWYFSNTDLHIKDMSANINRALIDLSLSVDFDKDPRQYYDIPYDIGADEHGNLGLKSVVEMEPSLPAVEEFRAYPNPADDHVRLEPRPQGGVEVFSTMGQRIAVLSVEGMGVALGELPNGTYILRWTSDEGGHAGPIVVRH
- a CDS encoding right-handed parallel beta-helix repeat-containing protein, with protein sequence MARPFRSLVVAGSMILAPSASAQLNGTYVIDGGGGGDYTTFSAAIDDLNALGVNGPVLFEVTDGSYSGRATIGAVAGVSAVNTVTFRGQSLDSSLVTWTEASYTSIPWQGHNSLLRLDGAQYITLEHMTLQRTGTNQYAHVLVIDGTTAHLTVRHCKLRGPTNFTAAVQDRNVIHSASNAVQAAIRFEADRIEHGNHGLYWWATTGEADEVTVEGCDLHEARMWFQGISGQVHLLGNTSFHTQAASCVTALSLSGDVDISRNTLRSVGLYTTLALQQLAGTPALPIRVANNMVIGSSSTVSLVFCDRVDLLHNSVSGAGNISNGNTAIRMLNNSWYRDLGYALTVGATATVIASDHNCYHTVSGASVNWSGIHSNQTSLTAATGLDANSLFMDPVYVDPLTDLHIQSTSPCGGTGTLAAGVADDRDAELRPRPALSDPDIGADETDEYCFTLNGTYTIGPSLGADFPTFSAAVLKLGICGIAGPVLFLVEDGVYTEAISLPAITGSSSTNTVTFRGNVSDSTAVTLRYPATTTSTPIDHVVRMEGADHVAFERITLERYGVATYGTIFRFRSGVGTPNDPSEHIRFTGCRFLRTGAIGFNSVMVSAANSPALNEVGTVFEGNYFNGGVYAFGNPGNAGDEWTITDNVIENVQGGITVFQASSVTISRNKVTMLGSALFPAIKVTCGCGATIDDNRVLTRGSALELTVAATVGAPSWVTNNTLISDLFAGHTLRILGLNNHVRIVHNSVSAYSGRALFASAAAGSSDLWLVNNILASRFSHPLDAPSGTAFSDVRHNLLRRSASTLATWNGATVTTLTALQSVSGMFANSFAGESCYFDPASDLHCYSMDADGGGLPFALYPTDMDGEARSTTAPDIGADEFQPQLWSATYDLCVPADPITSTGTGTDQWIYKDRMVVARFNDNGQPLGIVQFGVFLNSGPVRQSLIGQHYLDRNWHFTTSLPMSGTAIVRLFHSGAEFGTYAAADPVVNVYADAGVAHYAGPMEDCALLNNPAGNVWMPTFPASPALEPRIQATGGTHGYTALLGADGELYITIMGAPLPVELLSFTGERINDREVRLDWSTATEHNNAGFEVWRMIEGEDDFTEVGWVDGAGDSQQRTDYGHVDANEADRTSYYKLKQVDLDGRHVWTAVVPVAGATLPGGLVPYPNPATDHVRVEGATGEARIALFDPAGRMVRGWSPAPRIDGLGGLQRGCYTLVVERAHGARSVLRVMLQ
- a CDS encoding T9SS type A sorting domain-containing protein translates to MKQLAALIPTLLVHTTTVAQLTGTLTVGGLNPDYPTLTAAVDALMSQGAMGNVTFNIRSGTYTGQYALGAVPGTPGTITFRNATNGAQAVNLEHDASGSADNFIFRIDGTDDVRLEKLTFRPLDNTYARAVHLFNAIAGMTIEQCVFHGSTNPSGSAYFERILVHCDQFTINTDNNPQDVLILDNSFFNGNTAIELDAYGFNGARSAGLIISGNEFRQQVGTGIRLNHCIGSISDNAFSTTVGNWYVGIRTTFFDGGSQIRRNDIQAYATNGCSGIEVGNTQSTTGNMISNNMVYVNGTGDVWGLAVYNLWDMKIVHNSVLVAAGNQFQSYAFYHLSNFPDGQDALVRNNIFANNAGGYAYYVPVAGNVATEDHNCLFTTGSTISNVAGNEYFTIPAHQAGTGQGAGDTDIDPVFPIQPDLHLNNCAMDNMGEYFFVVASDIDGDARGNPMCDMGADEYTASTNAMQAPTITILSGDLPYQLGLGASFNAYQWSTGDNTPTTTITAGGTYSCDVLDANLCSYAINITVLVDISTGITDASDAQATPFPNPALDQLVVPGVRAGAWFELSDASGRVLRAGRFDATPVIEVGDLASGMHLLRVLDGRAPSAFRFVKQ